From Amphiprion ocellaris isolate individual 3 ecotype Okinawa chromosome 10, ASM2253959v1, whole genome shotgun sequence, one genomic window encodes:
- the LOC111565510 gene encoding C-C motif chemokine 20-like, producing MAPTGILTLTAVLLCFMLGIFGPAPAALGARRPACCTKYTRKPLDFQVIRGYREQNDTEVCRIKAIIFFTASRAKVCADPKADWVKEALKFLSFKLEKMSKTGPAASGNPKSESDSFYNETEPFLNDTDIFN from the exons ATGGCTCCCACAGGTATCCTCACCCTGACGGCCGTCCTCCTCTGCTTCATGCTGGGCATATTCGGTCCAGCTCCAGCTGCCC tggGTGCTCGTAGACCAGCCTGTTGCACAAAATACACCAGAAAGCCGTTGGACTTCCAGGTGATAAGGGGCTACAGAGAACAAAATGACACGGAGGTCTGCCGCATCAAGGCGATCAT TTTCTTCACAGCGAGCAGGGCTAAGGTTTGTGCAGATCCAAAGGCTGACTGGGTGAAGGAAGCTCTGAAATTCCTCAG tttcaaaCTGGAGAAGATGTCCAAAACTGGCCCAGCAGCAAGTGGAAATCCAAAAAGTGAAAGTGATTCTTTCTACAATGAAACCGAGCCCTTCCTCAACGACACCGACATCTTTAATTAG